The following are encoded in a window of Ruficoccus amylovorans genomic DNA:
- a CDS encoding PEP-CTERM sorting domain-containing protein → MTKPFLSLLARLAGSLVFTAGAFAGPIIVDGNIQLPNPAGSTVIALWSGSNASIVSAPTSEDPEATQLEWSGNWVNSAATTTAEEKKMININANYSLGGSFALNSSNSLVNATSPTSVYTMNATNTVFTGSTDNYTGAVFGKVILQLTPNASNDRDLQLDPTFTIGGVSYTAAQAGFSYERGFDGVDGTGGIYSNPDSQYNGYYGTLSLVTYEWDLIALGYAGSYEEFAFTFNLPQTHTSLYEVQLSVVPVPEPSAYALSLAALVGLLAFLRRRQYAGRA, encoded by the coding sequence ATGACCAAGCCTTTCCTCTCTCTGCTTGCCCGTCTGGCGGGCAGCCTCGTCTTCACAGCCGGAGCCTTTGCCGGGCCTATCATTGTCGATGGCAACATCCAGCTCCCGAACCCAGCCGGCAGCACGGTGATCGCCCTGTGGAGCGGCAGCAACGCCAGCATCGTCTCTGCTCCCACCAGCGAAGACCCCGAGGCCACCCAACTGGAGTGGAGCGGCAACTGGGTCAACTCCGCCGCGACCACCACGGCCGAGGAGAAAAAGATGATCAACATCAACGCGAACTACTCGCTCGGCGGCAGCTTTGCGCTCAACTCCAGCAACAGCCTGGTCAACGCCACCTCCCCAACTTCGGTGTACACGATGAACGCGACCAACACGGTCTTTACCGGCAGCACCGACAACTACACCGGCGCGGTCTTCGGCAAGGTCATCCTCCAGCTCACCCCCAACGCCTCCAACGACCGTGACCTCCAACTCGACCCGACTTTCACCATCGGCGGAGTCAGCTACACCGCCGCCCAGGCCGGATTCAGCTACGAGCGCGGCTTCGATGGGGTGGACGGCACGGGCGGCATTTATTCCAACCCCGACAGCCAGTACAACGGCTACTACGGTACGCTCTCGCTCGTCACCTACGAGTGGGACTTGATCGCCCTCGGCTATGCGGGCAGCTACGAGGAGTTCGCTTTCACGTTCAACCTCCCCCAGACTCACACCTCCCTTTATGAGGTCCAGCTCTCCGTTGTCCCGGTGCCCGAGCCCTCGGCCTACGCCCTCTCCCTGGCCGCCCTTGTCGGCTTGCTCGCCTTCCTGCGACGCAGGCAGTATGCCGGGCGCGCGTAG
- a CDS encoding ChaN family lipoprotein, whose product MTTIDNCNVRLPLLVVAAALLLPCAGMAMPGMKPDAKPDASAQGGTTQVTCPVTGQTFAVGEDGQMVPVESAGQGSGEPESSAAAPERVTLWLDMYRAEPLPFANVLEDLGAVDVVYVGETHTLKRHHQWQAEILESLIEARDGKLVLGLEQIEQFYQPQVDRFNAGEIDFDELAKEIDWRRRWSNYEDYRPLLELAQAKGVTVLALNGRAETIRKIGRKGLDSLDRGERKELPRQMNFDDPDYRRLLDQLMMVHASVDESVLDRIFQAQVARDENMAQALADFLEKNPGYAVMVVAGSGHLAYGLGTVDRVRARLPELDDRIVLMTVSGELVLSEQEEKMARPVTITHGDLRYLRRPKADYLQLTEPEE is encoded by the coding sequence ATGACTACAATTGATAACTGTAACGTCCGGCTGCCGCTTCTGGTGGTGGCTGCTGCCCTGCTTTTGCCGTGTGCGGGCATGGCCATGCCCGGCATGAAGCCCGACGCGAAACCCGACGCCTCCGCGCAAGGCGGCACTACGCAAGTCACGTGTCCGGTCACGGGGCAGACGTTTGCCGTCGGTGAGGACGGCCAGATGGTGCCGGTGGAGTCGGCAGGGCAGGGGAGCGGCGAGCCGGAGTCTTCCGCCGCCGCGCCGGAACGGGTCACGCTCTGGCTCGACATGTACCGGGCCGAGCCGCTGCCCTTCGCCAATGTGCTCGAAGACCTCGGGGCGGTGGACGTCGTCTATGTGGGCGAGACGCATACGCTCAAGCGTCACCACCAGTGGCAGGCCGAGATTTTGGAAAGCCTGATCGAGGCCCGCGACGGCAAGCTCGTGCTCGGGCTGGAGCAGATCGAGCAATTTTACCAGCCGCAGGTGGACCGCTTCAACGCGGGCGAGATCGACTTCGACGAACTGGCGAAGGAGATCGACTGGCGTCGGCGCTGGAGCAACTACGAGGACTACCGGCCTCTGCTGGAGCTTGCCCAAGCCAAAGGCGTCACCGTGCTCGCGCTCAATGGCAGGGCCGAGACCATCCGTAAGATCGGTCGCAAGGGCCTCGATTCGCTCGACCGCGGCGAACGCAAGGAATTGCCCCGGCAGATGAACTTCGACGACCCCGACTACCGCCGCTTACTGGACCAGTTGATGATGGTCCACGCCAGCGTGGACGAGAGTGTGCTCGACCGGATCTTTCAGGCGCAGGTCGCCCGAGACGAAAACATGGCGCAGGCGCTGGCCGATTTTCTGGAAAAGAACCCCGGCTACGCGGTCATGGTGGTCGCAGGTTCCGGGCACCTGGCCTACGGGCTGGGGACGGTGGACCGCGTGCGCGCCCGCCTTCCTGAGTTGGACGACCGCATCGTGCTGATGACCGTGAGCGGAGAACTCGTGCTCTCCGAGCAAGAGGAGAAAATGGCCCGTCCCGTCACCATTACGCATGGGGACTTGCGTTACCTCCGCCGCCCTAAGGCCGACTACCTACAACTGACCGAGCCGGAGGAGTAG
- a CDS encoding PEP-CTERM sorting domain-containing protein, protein MKSCKWFTLLASFACGAATMSYGAINTATGFETPDTGVSNNAQLSGLTASYGSFDGADVGLSAWEKFSSPTFSGLAAQYTAGGMGLNATLSQSNSGAGLSDELSGTSNTGLIDVGGTNYYGRLVTGGYDFTIDGVADYGISSITLQIKHTPFFDAEFNPMIAFDAELSYGGITLSPDSITEGANLGNFSDAIGMSMNNGYYEYTWSNLNIGALEAFLIDFSSLEDQLGFGFSVDTIALQVTSNAVPEPSTWALMISGAVFAFVALRRRAAQSKAAALAA, encoded by the coding sequence ATGAAATCCTGCAAATGGTTTACGCTGCTGGCTTCCTTCGCCTGTGGCGCCGCTACGATGAGCTACGGCGCGATCAACACCGCGACCGGTTTTGAAACTCCGGACACCGGCGTGTCCAACAACGCGCAGCTCTCCGGACTGACCGCCTCCTATGGCTCCTTTGACGGGGCCGATGTCGGCCTCTCGGCCTGGGAAAAATTCAGCTCACCGACCTTCTCCGGGTTGGCCGCGCAGTACACCGCGGGCGGCATGGGTCTGAACGCAACGCTCTCGCAGAGCAACAGCGGTGCCGGCCTTTCGGACGAGCTTTCCGGCACGAGCAACACCGGCCTTATTGATGTCGGTGGGACGAACTACTATGGTCGTTTGGTGACCGGTGGGTACGACTTCACCATCGACGGGGTGGCGGACTACGGGATCTCGAGCATCACGCTTCAGATCAAGCACACGCCGTTCTTCGACGCGGAGTTCAACCCAATGATCGCCTTTGACGCGGAGCTTTCCTATGGCGGCATCACGCTGTCGCCGGACAGCATTACTGAGGGCGCGAACCTCGGTAACTTCTCCGATGCTATCGGCATGAGCATGAACAACGGCTACTACGAATATACCTGGTCGAACCTGAATATCGGGGCGCTGGAGGCGTTCCTCATCGACTTCTCCAGCCTGGAGGACCAGCTCGGGTTCGGCTTCTCGGTGGACACCATCGCCTTGCAGGTGACCAGCAACGCCGTGCCGGAGCCGTCCACCTGGGCGCTCATGATCAGTGGGGCCGTGTTCGCGTTCGTCGCCCTGCGCCGCCGCGCTGCGCAGTCCAAGGCCGCCGCTCTCGCTGCCTGA